From the genome of Anoplopoma fimbria isolate UVic2021 breed Golden Eagle Sablefish chromosome 1, Afim_UVic_2022, whole genome shotgun sequence, one region includes:
- the fzd9b gene encoding frizzled-9b, producing MVMDGCPLKVGIFLWCLLVISGSSFEIGSYDLERGRPAKCEPIVIPMCEGIGYNLTRMPNFMDHDDQREAAIKLNEFAPLVAYGCDVHLRFFLCSLYAPMCTDKVSTSIPACRPMCEQARERCAPIMKKFSYTWPDSLDCSKLPTRNDPNALCMEAPENETRTEGKKGEGMLPVPPRPRQPGGGRSQGGVGSCENPDKFQFVEKSQSCAPRCSPAVDVFWSRQDKDFAFIWMTVWSILCFVSTAFTVLTFLLEPHRFQYPERPIIFLSMCYNVYSVAFIIRSVAGAENIACDREHGELYIIQEGLESTGCTIVFLILYYFGMASSIWWVILTLTWFLAAGKKWGHEAIEAHSNYFHMAAWGIPALKTIIILTMRKVAGDELTGLCYVGSMDPGALTGFVLIPLSCYLIIGTSFILTGFVALFHIRKVMKTEGTNTEKLEKLMVKIGIYSILYTVPATCVIVCYFYERLNMDYWKLRGLQMKCGSFNGPSGDCSLQTSVPTVAVFMLKIFMSLVVGITSGVWVWSSKTLQTWQGLCSRKLTDRTRSRKPCSGVSCGGTHCHYKSPAVVLHMAKTDLHSDNPTHV from the coding sequence ATGGTTATGGACGGGTGTCCGCTGAAGGTGGGGATCTTTCTGTGGTGCCTGCTGGTGATTTCGGGCTCCAGCTTCGAGATAGGCTCCTACGACCTGGAGCGAGGCAGACCGGCCAAGTGTGAGCCCATCGTGATCCCCATGTGCGAGGGGATCGGCTACAACCTGACCCGGATGCCCAACTTCATGGACCACGACGACCAGAGGGAGGCCGCCATCAAGCTGAACGAGTTTGCTCCTCTGGTGGCTTATGGCTGCGACGTGCACCTCCgcttcttcctctgctccctCTACGCCCCCATGTGCACGGACAAAGTGTCCACCTCCATCCCCGCCTGCAGACCCATGTGCGAGCAGGCCAGGGAGAGGTGTGCCCCCATCATGAAGAAGTTCAGCTACACCTGGCCGGACTCGCTGGACTGCTCCAAGCTGCCCACCAGAAACGACCCCAACGCCCTGTGCATGGAGGCCCCCGAGAACGAAACCAGGACGGAGGGGAAGAAGGGCGAGGGTATGCTTCCTGTGCCCCCTCGCCCCAGGCAGCCGGGCGGCGGGCGCTCTCAGGGCGGCGTGGGTTCCTGCGAGAACCCGGACAAGTTCCAGTTCGTGGAGAAGAGCCAGTCGTGTGCCCCGCGCTGCTCCCCCGCCGTGGACGTCTTCTGGTCCAGGCAGGACAAGGACTTCGCCTTCATTTGGATGACGGTGTGGTCCATCCTCTGCTTCGTCTCCACCGCTTTCACCGTCCTCACCTTCCTCCTGGAGCCCCATCGCTTCCAGTACCCGGAGCGCcccatcatcttcctctccaTGTGCTACAACGTCTACTCCGTGGCCTTCATCATCCGCTCGGTGGCCGGCGCTGAGAACATCGCCTGCGACCGGGAGCACGGGGAGCTGTACATCATCCAGGAAGGGCTGGAGTCCACCGGCTGCACCAtcgtcttcctcatcctctACTACTTCGGCATGGCCTCGTCCATCTGGTGGGtcatcctcaccctcacctGGTTCCTGGCTGCGGGGAAGAAGTGGGGCCACGAGGCCATCGAAGCCCACAGCAACTACTTCCACATGGCTGCGTGGGGCATCCCAGCTCTGAAgaccatcatcatcctcaccatGAGGAAGGTGGCTGGAGACGAGCTGACGGGACTCTGCTACGTGGGGAGCATGGACCCCGGGGCGCTCACGGGCTTCGTCCTCATCCCCCTGTCCTGCTACCTGATCATCGGCACCTCCTTCATCCTCACGGGCTTCGTGGCTCTCTTCCACATCCGTAAAGTGATGAAGACGGAGGGCACCAACACGGAGAAGCTGGAGAAGCTCATGGTGAAGATCGGCATCTACTCCATCCTCTACACGGTGCCGGCCACCTGCGTCATAGTCTGCTACTTCTACGAGAGGCTGAACATGGACTACTGGAAGCTGAGGGGCTTGCAGATGAAGTGCGGGTCGTTCAACGGTCCGAGCGGCGACTGCTCGCTGCAGACGTCGGTGCCCACGGTGGCCGTGTTCATGCTGAAGATCTTCATGTCGCTGGTGGTGGGCATCACCAGCGGCGTGTGGGTGTGGAGCTCTAAGACGCTGCAGACC